The Pichia kudriavzevii chromosome 3, complete sequence nucleotide sequence AGGTTCTAAGGAAAGACTAAGATGTTTCTTTTTGCCactgaaaatttgaatggAAAAACCGATAACCCAGAACAAACAGCAGTCTAGTAACATAGTTTCTCATGGAAAATTTTGAGTCCTTGATATACAGTATCAAATCCCAAATCAAATAACTTACTTCTTAAAAAGCAGGTTAATCATTTGGTACTAATCGGTTGGTTGATACTCCGATAATAACTTGTTGGTTTCATGTTTAGTAGGTATATATAGTCtttatttgaattcaaaaagCTCGACTGTAGTAGATCACTATAATACAGCATGGAAACTAACTGGGGTTGTAAAAAATTTATTCCGAGGCTTGCAAAGGAAACAGAACCAATTGAACTACTTCATTGGCTTGGTTCCCAGAGTGACGCAAGCTTCACATGTTTAATTGTTTTCCTGGTGAAAAGGGCATATTAAGTatggttgaaaatgagaCCCTGTATCATATCTGAAAATGCCAAAAATCAGACAAAGTTTATTTCTCAGCATTTGTTTATCTCGACAATATCGAAATTTCCCCAACTAAATCTGCCAGTTTTCTTGGTTATTTTATCTGAGGGgaaagtttgattttgctCTCTGGCCCTAACGGCCCGCCAATATATAAATTTCATGGTACGGCAGGAAGAGCAGAAGATTGAAACATATGAGATTGAAACGTTtgcttttttattttgccAGAAATTGTGGTTTTCAACTGGTTAAAGTTTTTATAATTACAAGTGACAAATGTTTTAATTAACTATGTCAGCAATAGTTAGTTATCACAACCCCAAACCAACAATTTTAACAAATAGTTCAACTTTCATTGTTTCCTTTAAAAATCCTTTGCCTTTATCATAAATCGAGTTGAGCAAACTATTATACTTAATTTGAATACCGCCACATAATTTGTAGCCCTCCAGCAGAATTTATGCAGGTCAACATGGCACTAACATTCTTATGTTGAGATAGGTAATTAAAACATTAACCTATTTATGGGCATTTTATCGATCTCACTAGGGCCAGTCCGATCTTGTGAGACAATTTTCCTTAATCAAAGTCCCGCTATTTTCCAATCCTGATAAGTATCACTATATAATGTAGCTCAAAAGTCTGTGTCGAGATTTTAGAAGACTAGTTCCCTCAAAAGGCAATTCTCCAAATCTAATCACACCAAAAAATTAAATAATacatttttccaaaaaaaacaaatgcTCTCACTCAGAGTCGAACTGAGGATCGCTACATTACTAGTGTAGCGCCTTACCAACTTGGCCATAAGAGCTTTGTTGATCCTCTAATTGACCATGAGTAAACTGTTCTAATTATTGCTAAACTGAATATAGTCACATCTACAGTTTAATATTTTAGTAtagaaatgtttttttcatacTTTACAGATGAGTAAGCAAATCTGGTTAATGCAACGTAATTATCGTTTAGATAAGTAACTTTAACACTGGCCAATCAAACCACTGGCATCATTATCACTCTCAATGAGGATATACAAATTAATTTAGATTTTTTATCGGAAGTTTGAAGCTTAGTTATCTTGTGTTAATATGTTGTTATTTGCGAGAGTGAGAATGATATTTGTAATTCGGCTGGTTAATGCTTCAATCAGCCttttgaataaataaaaaataaaactgaTTCGTATAGATATATCCAAGGAACATAATTTTGCGTGAAATTAGAGGAAAATAGGCCAAATATGTAGCAATCAAGCAAAGGTTATTGACACGACGCTTAAAATCTTGAGGGAGATCAGGCAAAGGACTATCTCCCTACTTCATAATCAGGTAATCATATaaaaggttgaagaagattatagaaggttaaacagaagttctagaagataattatatccttcaaaatgctatttttaaattaaagaattactatttaaacagaggacattccatatatgttctcagagaattaacgtataaaaatatataagatataaacaagcaataatcagattctaaagtactcatcaccagcaacaatttcaattttaagAAAAGGTCCCTTGGCCCAGTTGGTTAAGGCGTGGTGCTAATAACGCCAAGATCAGCAGTTCGATCCTGCTAGGGACCAATCTTTCATTTGGGCGTGTGGCGTAGTTGGTAGCGCGTTCGCCTTGCAACCGAAAGGTCATCGGTTCGACTCCGGTCTCGtccatttctttttaaaattttttaaaCGAAAATTTATATAGCTATTATGAGGACCGAGCCACTGGTTAGATtagtttcatcatttgCCGGAGCATAGAAATAGTCAGATAGACTTAATGCcaaataattttttccctcaaaactgaagaattccattgaagttgatgcaAAATTGGTGAAACCAATATCTTTGTGGCCTTCGTATAGCTGTTCTACAACTACAgtttttttagtttctctTAAAAACTGAGATATGTCAGCAAGGTATAGCCCACCGCATCCATCTTTATACCCGTTGCTAGAAATAACAACAAGAGATTCGCTCAGTTTGTGCATATTTGAGGAAAACATTTCAGCTATATGCTGagaatcaaaaaaagaggaatGGTTCATATCGTATGGTGACAATTTTGTGATTAATTTAAttctatttttctttacttcGTAAAGGTATGCAATTCCACTGAGAGttgtttcaaaattaaatcCAGCAGCTGAAATGAGTAACCACTCCTTTCCATCTATTGAACCTGAAAGAATTTTGTGGTATGCAAACATCGATGTTTCTCTAGAGGGAAGATAAGAAAATTCGGTTATTGCGGATTCAAgatcaacaaaaagatCATTATAAGTAAGAATATTAACATATTTTCCTgtagatttttcaaatataacGACACCACCAATTGAATTAATTCCAATAATTGCATAATCGTTAGTGGCTGTAAATGATGTACCAAATTGTTCGAAAGCACTGAGTTGTTCTAGAAATTGAGGCAGTTTGTATTCTATTATCAATAGCGAATTTATATCTATAGTTGGCGGTAAACCTAGGCCTTTGTAATCTATGAATGTTTTAATTCTTTTGTATAATAATTGTCCATCCAATGCATATACTTTACCTGACTGAAATCCAACAGAATCTGAATACATTGACCCTATAATTATATCAGGATATCCATCATTATTTATGTCATGAGGTAAATCACTtaaaatgttgatttgtttCGTGCCATTTGATCCGAGTTCGGTGGCAGCATCTAGAAATTGTAGATTGGCAATAATACGATTTCCCaaaaaaactttgaatGATGATAATCCAGGCTGTGACACAATCAGGAGCTCATACTCTTTTAAAAACCATCTGAATAGTTTATCACCAAATCTAACAGGATAACTCAGCGAGTCATCACCACTTAATTTCATTGCTTGAagagaatttgaagataccTTGGCTTCCTTAATAATTTCCTTTAAAGTGATTAGGTAAACTGCTCCTAAACTTTCTTCATACGGTGCAGAAATAGCAATACTTGGTTCACCTAAAAAATGACCAAATTTAATACTCCCTCCAAACTTTGTGTTTGCTATTCCGGAAGATAAGAGAATGGTATTTCCGTTCAGTGATATCAAGTCAACCTTATCCTTGGTTTCTGCTCTAGAGAAAACAGGTCTACAAAAGTTCCAAGGGTCATCATTGTTGTCTCTATTAGAAATCCAATTTTTTAACTCAAACATACACGGCTCTAAGACTGCAATAATTTGCTCAATCCCACCGTAGTAATAACCCTCAAGAACAGATACAGTCAATGGGGATTCTATGAAGGATAAACGTGATTTGCTGGTTCTTTCGGATAAAACGGCGGATATCTCACTCTGTAGAGCAGTATAGCCTCTATGCATACAAAATTTCAGTTCTGCTGGAGTGATGTTATACCCTAGTCGAGAATAAATATTTAATATATGCTCACTTGGATACTCCCACGGAGTAGATAAAAACTTTATAAGCTTATTCCTTGATTCTCCCGACAAATTTGAGAACTGTCGGTGTAGTATAATGAAATCTCCTGCTGTGTCTAAATAATTGTGCGCTTTTTCTATGTCTCCGTCAAATTCGACGTTAGCAATCATTTTTAAAAGCCCTTGGTCACCTCGAAGTGAATGCCATGATATGTCAGCCACTTGATGTGTAATAATTCCGTAAATAAATGCTTCTAATTGTTGATATTCGTGTCTATATTCTTGTCCATGATCATTATATGGTAATAAATCTTGCAAATATTTGAttgcttcatcaataaatggTGGCCAGTGTGCAGCCTCTGCAGCTTCGGAATGGAAACAGTTGTAGAATGCGTCTGGGTGAAAAGAACCAGCTAGGTATTGCGGCcaataattttttaaattgCTAGGTGTGTTCAAATGTGTCCGTACTGCAATGAATGAATGTATGGACACGCCAGCAGGAAATGTAACGGAGACCAATAATAAAAGAGCATAAAGTAGCTGAGAGGATACCCACATTCAAACAGTTTTTATCTTAGTTATAGCGGTACTCGTTCTGTGAAATGCATCTGTGTCGTTGTAGCAAAtgtttggaaaataaaccATTTATCTGGATCATAATATTTGCGCTTTCTTAAAGTTTTTAGCCGAGCCTAGATAAATGAGATAATCTAAATTTGTAATTTTATGCAGGGATGTCAAGTTGAGGCAGGTCATTTAAACAATTAGCTAGCTCCCCTCCCTCCTCCCCTACTCTATCTTACCAAGTCATCACTAGTAGCCATGAATTGGGAAAGATGGGTATATGGTGTATGTGGAATAAGCACATTAATATCCATTGCTGTCTCATTTGTGGGAATATGGTTacaattaaagaattataGAAAACCATTCGAACAGAGGCTAATCGTGCGTATACTTGCATTGGTGCCAATTTTTGCAATATCATGCTATTGCATGCTTACAAAACCATCCATTGGACATGTTATAGAACCTATACGAGAAATCTACGAAGCTTTTGTTATTTATATGTTTTATAAACTACTTGTTTTGATGCTCGGTGGTGAACGAAGAATCATTTTGAATACAGTTAATAAGCCGGCTATCAAGTTGGGTATTTTGGAAGTCAATATTTCCGACCCTAGACATTTCCTCATGATTAAGAGATGTATATTACAGTATGTTTGGATGAAACCGTTACTACTATGTGGAATATTTATTGGAACAAAGCTTGGAATATACGACGCCAATGATATATCAGTACatagtttgtttttatGGATTGGAATATTTTATAACCTGAGTGTTACTGTTTCATTATATTCAATTGCTTTATTTTGGCGATGCTTGTATGAAGAATTAGCGGTTTTCGACCCCTGGAGGAAATTTCTATGTGTTAAGTTAATTATTTTTGCATCGTATTGGCAGGgtattttcattggaaTAGGTAACTGGCTAACAGGCTCCAATGGCGAGTTTGGTGGCCGTATACAGAATGCATTATTATGTGTTGAGATGTTATTTTTTGCCAGGTTACACTGGGTTTCGTTCCCCTACACTGACTATCTGAAGATTCCGGATGCTGCAAGGATGCCCACGTTGATGGCAATGAAGGATTGGATTTCCATTGGTGATTTAGTTCATGATTTAAAGGTAAGTTTTGGATATGGTGTTCATGACACTTACACATTACGTAATTTCGATGCTAGGGATGAGAGTACGGACAGTGGTACTTTCAATCAAAAGGTTTACCAAGGGTTAAGGGTCCAAGGTGAtggaagaagatattgGCTTGATGACGACCCTTCACATTCAGTCAATACCCCATTGTATGTCAGAGATATTGAAGAGTTGGGTTATGGATCACTCGATGAGAGTGACGATTTTGGCAAGGATGAGAAACTGTACAGTTATGTGAAGAGTCACTATATAAGTGAGGCTGAAATCAATTATCCTGTTGTGTATGAATATGATATGGTTGATCACTCAACACGTATACGAAAACTCCGAAATTCTCTAAGAGACAACCAACAGAGGCGAGGATGTGAGGGTGAGATTTCCATTTCATGAAAAGatgatttctttgcaaCACGTGTTTTATTTTAGTTGAtggttttcttcttcaataaaggGTGTAAACACATGAGGTTATTTACGATACTGGCATTATTGGGAACCACTGAGGCATTTTTTGAACAGTTTTTCCAAGGAGGCGAAGGATTTGGGCGCCAAAGACAGCAACCACAACAACGAGAGAGTAGTCATGAGGAAAGGTTCCTTAATAAGGAATGTAAGGGGTATTTGTGTCCTGATACCCAGGCATGCGTGAAGAAGCCCATGGATTGCCCATGTCCATTTCCCAACAGTCAAAAGAAATGCATTGTTGGGAACTCTTACTTGTGTATAAGTAAAGGTAGTAGAGATTGTTCAGAATTAATATAGGATTATCAATATATAGTAAccataaaaaaaaacccaaTTATTCAATAAGAGAAGGAAGTAAATAGGGGGCGAACAAATGGTGACTTAGATAATATGCCCATAGCGATTACATTCTTGTCCTACTTGGAGCCCACCTCTTCCAGACAACCTCATTAATCCTCCAATTTGACAAGAATTTCCAAATGTCCTTTGTATCCCGGTATTCTTTCCACCCATTATGTACTTGATCAACAAAACATAGAACGAGGGATTTTTTAACTCCCGAAACAACTCTAGAGATTGCTGAATAATCGATCAAAGTatcctcctcatcatcatttacTACTTTAATCGAAAATTCGGCGTGAGAGAATGGTGGTCCTCGAGAATATAGCACCCAATCACAACTAAATTTCAAGCCTGGTTTAACACACCAACCAAGGGATTTATAGTGATAGTAAACGACGAAATTTGTAATGATGGAATCTCCGTATTCTTCAACCAGCTCTAAAAACAAGGAATGGAAATCATAGTTTGGGATTTCGATAGTCTGTAgtaataaaagaaacagaactTCCACTGGGTCTAGCTGTaaatattccaaatctttAATTCCATTTCCGTCAATTAGTTCGAAATCTTCCATTCTCCATATTGGTTTCAAGTTTCCCGATTTTTGGACTGGTTTATTAATCGAATCTTTCAATTGAGTCAGTTTATCACGTTCTTTATCTAGTAGAATTTTTTCACTGTTTGACAATTCACCGTTTACAGCATTTAGTTTCAAGGATTTTTCAAGTGACAGATATTcttgtctttgtttcttccAGGCATCCCTTAACTGGCGTCTCTGACTCGTCACTTCTTCCGAATAGGAGACGTCATTAGTGtgttttgatttgagtCTGTTTTCCATTCGGTGGAGCCATGTTGGCTCACTCCTCGAGAGAATGCCCTTCCCATAGAATCCATTTGCCCAGATGAATTTCATCTGCTCGGGGGAGTACACCTTGAAGGAGAGGTCATTTTTGTCGTAGAGGACCGTGACAGGCGTTGAGCTTGGCCACCAATGTCTCAAGTGGGAGAGGGTGTCGCCCACCGACTGGAGCACCTCCCAGGGGGTGTAGTACTTGTTTGAGATGTGGAGGAGGGGGATGGGGACGGGGAGTGGCCGGGGGTAGTGGGTGTTGTTGTATTCACGTTTTGACTTGGACATGGCGTAGTGTCTTGTAGTGTGGTATTAAGATATGGAGGATAGTCTAATGCCTGTATAGAGAAGTACCAGGCCAGGGTATAATAGTATATAATAGTCTAGTATAGTATAATATAGTATAATATAGTATAATAGAGTCTATTATGGTACAGTATTTGTATTGGTGTTTTTTTAATACGGTATCGTATAGTATAGTTGAATATAATATTACAACACATTACACCATATTGTAATAGCAGTAATATACCTCATAGCATTTTATGGTTTATTATACTGCAATAGACTCTATTGCATCACAGTAGAGCATGGTATTATAATACTCTATACTATCGCATCGTATAGTATCGTCTAATATCGTATAATATGGTACAATAACTACAAATAAACACAGACAAAATTGggttaaaaaaaaaaaggtgcAGGACTCAGATACCGTTGTAGTCGTTCTTGTACCCCCAGAGAGTCTACGGAAAGCAGACTGTTATTGTCGGGCAAGATTAGTGTCATCATTGTCAGAGAAAGGAGAGGGCCAAAGACCTCTTGAGGAGACTCCTTACATTTGCCACATTTAACTTGCCACCATCAAAGAGGGCAACGGGCCTCTTATATAATCACTGGCGAGGGGAGAAGGGGAATTTTTTCGTATTTGGTTTTCGTAATTTACCATTAAAGGGATGAAACCCTCCTTGCCAGGGAGAGCGAATCCAAAGCGGGTTCCAAGCCAACGGCGATACGGCGTTTGGCGAGTCGTGCTGCGACAGCGTGTCTGTTGTACTCCACTTCCTGGAGACGTTGTTGCAAGAGGGTTAAACCATGTTGGAGGTTAGAATGTCTCCTTGAGAAAGGGGGCAGTTGGGGGAGCACTTCTTCCACGTGGGCGATTTCCCGTTTCAGTTTCACGGCCTGGACGTCAAGGAGAGAGAGCTGGTCTTCTAGGTGGGCGATGGATGGTGGAGTCACTTTGGCAGAGGTGTGCAATGTGtgtgttttctttggtatGTTGAGATCGGTATTGACGGTATGGACGGTGTGGACGGTATTGACGGTGTGGACGGTGTCGTTGGGAGGGAGTGGTGGCGCCGAATCGGTGGTGGTTGGCATGAACTTCTCAAACAAGTCATTGtcgttgttgatgatgttgttattgttggCATTGACATCAATGTCGGTTTCGACGCTGGAAAAAGTCTTAATGGAGGTGTTGGACGTGCTTGTTGGTGGGAGAGATGGTACGTTTTCCATGGCAAGTTATTCTGTTGGCGGGATTGGCTGGATTGGCGGGATCCAAAGTAATGTGAGAGTGTAGGAGAGGGAGGGGGGGTTCCGTTTGCAAGTTTAGGGTTTTCTAATGTTGTCTTTATGCTTTTTCTGTAGGGGTGGAGGAAACAATGTATGGAATTTAATCGCGTTTATTCTTTATATGGTTGTCTCTTGGACGCGTAATATAGAGTTTATTATACAGATTGGTTCAGGATATGTTGAGGTTGTCACTTGGATTGTCTCTGTATTGTGTTAGTTTGTAGCCAGTTTGAGGCCAGAGACGTCTGTTACTGTAACGGTGGCGACTGTGCTGGTGATTGTAATGGTTGTGTAGGGGGTGTCCACGACACTGGTGTCTTCTGCTTCAAGAACGTAGCATGTACCTGCAGCGACGGCCGTAGTGTAGGGGAAGTATGTTGGTTTTGGCGTTGTGGTGCTGGTCGAGGTTGTGGTGCTGGTCGAAGAAGTTgcagaagaggaggaggaggaggaagatgTGGTTTGTGGTGTGGTTGCAGTGGTTGCGGGACTTGGTGTTGCATCAGTAGGTGTTGTTTGAGGAGTGGTAGATGGAGTAGTAGTTGGCGTATTCAGTGTGGTTTCGGATGAGGATGTTGATGGAGATTGCGTAGAATCAGACGTGGACTCGGTGGTAGCTTCAGTTGAGGAACtagaagtagaagaagTAGTTGGCGTTGTACTAACTTCTGTAGCAGAAGTAGAAGTAGAAGTAGAAGTAGAAGTAGTTGGTGTGGTACTAACTTCTGTAGATGAGGTGGAAGAAGGAGTAGTTTCCGTGGATGAAGTTGATCCTGCAGTGGTGGTGGACGTGGTCATGCCTGTACTAGTTGATGTGTTTACAGTTGTGGTGGCTTCCGTTGACGTTTGTCTCGTTGAGGTGATCACCTGTTGCAAAAACGTGCCGGTGCTACCGCTGACAACAGTGGTGACGGTCCTGTACCCCTCTGGGGCGACTTCGATTTGATTGGTCACAGTGACTGGATCGGCAGTTACATATTCGACTGCCCTCCTTTCAAGTAGTTGCACTGGCAAGGAGGAGGCcaagagaatgaaaaaaaataaatgtgTAATTGGAAATTGCATTTTAAAtgtgtttgtgtgtgtgATTAGATTGGATTGATTTCAGTTCAATTAGATTTAGCTAGATAAAGAATGACTAGGGTTAGAAAATGGTGTATTGTAAGGAAAGACTGGAGTTAGTTAGTCAGTTAGTTGGTTCGTGGACTGGACAATTGGAGTTAATGAGTGACTTAGGTTAGTGTGTGTTGTTTGACTTTAATGTAGGTTGCGTTTTGCAAGTTTTCGTAGTTTTCTGGTATCACGGGCGGTTTCGTTGTTTGGGCGGGGAGGGAAGAAGATATGGATTGTTGATGGGGGCGTTCCTCCACAAGGGCAACCTCTGTCATCCTATAGAGGGGGTCCTTTCGGGTCTTTATAGTGTTCTCCACTTGTGCATGGCCAACGGCTACCATTTCTGTGAAACCACCAGCCACTTGCCGCATTAGGAAATTTCCTCAACTCTGTCTTTAAAGTGAAAGCAACTTGATTCTATGCTGGTTCCACTACTTTCCTCTTCTATAGGCAACTTTCCCCATTGGGCACAATACCGTACTGCATTCTCTCAGAGTGCAAACCAGCCACTTTGTAGAGGTATTGTATGGTTGTCTTTCTTGACACTCTTCATCTGTTAGTGTCGCAACAATCCCTCCACTTCCTTCTTTAAACGTATCTTTCCTCCCTCCCACCACCCCACCCGCAACTTGCCCGTTTGGGAGGCACGCGGTTTTGCCGTCATGAAATTTcgttttttctcttcattaTGATCTTCGACACTGAAACAAAGATAAcacatcatcaacttcttctcttgTTTGTGTATTGTAGTCTGTAAGACAATGAGATTATCCCTTCTAGCCCCATTACTTGCTCTTGCATCCGCTGTCTTTGCAGAGGAACCTGTTGCGAATGCAGCGGACGCTGTTGTTGACGGCGTTGCAGAAGATGTCGAGATTGTCACCGATCCAAACTTTGTTCCAACTCCAGAGAAGcctttcaatttcaggaTTGACTACAACGTCGCATTCAAGGAAGATCCTAACGGGAACATTGAAGACTTTGTCAATGGCGAGACAGTCGAACTTCTATTTGAATTCCATTCTCTAGAACCGGCACCAGTCACaattgttggtgttggtggCCAGCTTCTTGATCCGGTCACTGGTGAGGTGAAGGCCAACATCACCGCGTCCCAGCTCGGTCCAATCGAGGTTGCAAATAACCAGAATGCAAACTTCACCCAAAGAGTTGGTATCAACATGGAGGCAGCAGATTATTTGCTTGTTCCTGCAATTTACGTTGTTTACCAAGACCAGTTCATGATGCTCGGCTCCAAGAACAAGATTGTCACAGTCGTCGAGCCAAGCATCTCAATCTTCAATCCCCAATTGATCATGTCTGAGTTGATTTTGCTTGTCTCATTTGCTGGTATTGTTTATGCTCTATTTAATGTATTTGGCGCCCAATATTTGAATGGTATTCTCCCTGAATCCCTTCTACCaaaggacaagaagaagaaggccAAGAAGGCTAAGAAGGATTCTCCAGTGGAAGCGTCTGCTACCTCTGTCGAATCTTGGTTACCTGAACAACACAGAAAACTGACCAAGAA carries:
- a CDS encoding uncharacterized protein (PKUD0C01010; similar to Saccharomyces cerevisiae YJL132W; ancestral locus Anc_1.221), translating into MWVSSQLLYALLLLVSVTFPAGVSIHSFIAVRTHLNTPSNLKNYWPQYLAGSFHPDAFYNCFHSEAAEAAHWPPFIDEAIKYLQDLLPYNDHGQEYRHEYQQLEAFIYGIITHQVADISWHSLRGDQGLLKMIANVEFDGDIEKAHNYLDTAGDFIILHRQFSNLSGESRNKLIKFLSTPWEYPSEHILNIYSRLGYNITPAELKFCMHRGYTALQSEISAVLSERTSKSRLSFIESPLTVSVLEGYYYGGIEQIIAVLEPCMFELKNWISNRDNNDDPWNFCRPVFSRAETKDKVDLISLNGNTILLSSGIANTKFGGSIKFGHFLGEPSIAISAPYEESLGAVYLITLKEIIKEAKVSSNSLQAMKLSGDDSLSYPVRFGDKLFRWFLKEYELLIVSQPGLSSFKVFLGNRIIANLQFLDAATELGSNGTKQINILSDLPHDINNDGYPDIIIGSMYSDSVGFQSGKVYALDGQLLYKRIKTFIDYKGLGLPPTIDINSLLIIEYKLPQFLEQLSAFEQFGTSFTATNDYAIIGINSIGGVVIFEKSTGKYVNILTYNDLFVDLESAITEFSYLPSRETSMFAYHKILSGSIDGKEWLLISAAGFNFETTLSGIAYLYEVKKNRIKLITKLSPYDMNHSSFFDSQHIAEMFSSNMHKLSESLVVISSNGYKDGCGGLYLADISQFLRETKKTVVVEQLYEGHKDIGFTNFASTSMEFFSFEGKNYLALSLSDYFYAPANDETNLTSGSVLIIAI
- a CDS encoding uncharacterized protein (PKUD0C01020; similar to Saccharomyces cerevisiae YKR051W; ancestral locus Anc_1.220), with protein sequence MNWERWVYGVCGISTLISIAVSFVGIWLQLKNYRKPFEQRLIVRILALVPIFAISCYCMLTKPSIGHVIEPIREIYEAFVIYMFYKLLVLMLGGERRIILNTVNKPAIKLGILEVNISDPRHFLMIKRCILQYVWMKPLLLCGIFIGTKLGIYDANDISVHSLFLWIGIFYNLSVTVSLYSIALFWRCLYEELAVFDPWRKFLCVKLIIFASYWQGIFIGIGNWLTGSNGEFGGRIQNALLCVEMLFFARLHWVSFPYTDYLKIPDAARMPTLMAMKDWISIGDLVHDLKVSFGYGVHDTYTLRNFDARDESTDSGTFNQKVYQGLRVQGDGRRYWLDDDPSHSVNTPLYVRDIEELGYGSLDESDDFGKDEKLYSYVKSHYISEAEINYPVVYEYDMVDHSTRIRKLRNSLRDNQQRRGCEGEISIS
- a CDS encoding uncharacterized protein (PKUD0C01030; similar to Saccharomyces cerevisiae YLR104W (LCL2); ancestral locus Anc_8.293) — translated: MVFFFNKGCKHMRLFTILALLGTTEAFFEQFFQGGEGFGRQRQQPQQRESSHEERFLNKECKGYLCPDTQACVKKPMDCPCPFPNSQKKCIVGNSYLCISKGSRDCSELI
- a CDS encoding uncharacterized protein (PKUD0C01040; similar to Saccharomyces cerevisiae YLR105C (SEN2); ancestral locus Anc_8.294); translated protein: MSKSKREYNNTHYPRPLPVPIPLLHISNKYYTPWEVLQSVGDTLSHLRHWWPSSTPVTVLYDKNDLSFKVYSPEQMKFIWANGFYGKGILSRSEPTWLHRMENRLKSKHTNDVSYSEEVTSQRRQLRDAWKKQRQEYLSLEKSLKLNAVNGELSNSEKILLDKERDKLTQLKDSINKPVQKSGNLKPIWRMEDFELIDGNGIKDLEYLQLDPVEVLFLLLLQTIEIPNYDFHSLFLELVEEYGDSIITNFVVYYHYKSLGWCVKPGLKFSCDWVLYSRGPPFSHAEFSIKVVNDDEEDTLIDYSAISRVVSGVKKSLVLCFVDQVHNGWKEYRDTKDIWKFLSNWRINEVVWKRWAPSRTRM
- a CDS encoding uncharacterized protein (PKUD0C01050), with translation MQFPITHLFFFILLASSLPVQLLERRAVEYVTADPVTVTNQIEVAPEGYRTVTTVVSGSTGTFLQQVITSTRQTSTEATTTVNTSTSTGMTTSTTTAGSTSSTETTPSSTSSTEVSTTPTTSTSTSTSTSATEVSTTPTTSSTSSSSTEATTESTSDSTQSPSTSSSETTLNTPTTTPSTTPQTTPTDATPSPATTATTPQTTSSSSSSSSATSSTSTTTSTSTTTPKPTYFPYTTAVAAGTCYVLEAEDTSVVDTPYTTITITSTVATVTVTDVSGLKLATN
- a CDS encoding uncharacterized protein (PKUD0C01060; similar to Saccharomyces cerevisiae YEL001C (IRC22); ancestral locus Anc_7.144) → MRLSLLAPLLALASAVFAEEPVANAADAVVDGVAEDVEIVTDPNFVPTPEKPFNFRIDYNVAFKEDPNGNIEDFVNGETVELLFEFHSLEPAPVTIVGVGGQLLDPVTGEVKANITASQLGPIEVANNQNANFTQRVGINMEAADYLLVPAIYVVYQDQFMMLGSKNKIVTVVEPSISIFNPQLIMSELILLVSFAGIVYALFNVFGAQYLNGILPESLLPKDKKKKAKKAKKDSPVEASATSVESWLPEQHRKLTKKGKKKL